The Cervus elaphus chromosome 32, mCerEla1.1, whole genome shotgun sequence region tgggctagaggaagcacaagctggaatcaagattgctgggagaaaaatcaataacctcagatatgcagatgacaccacccttatggcagaaagtgaagaactaaagagcctcttggtttTTCCTTTGATGAATTGTCTGGCATGGGGGAGATAGCAAGTATGATTCCACACCTAGATGATATCtggacattattatttttatttaaaatttattggaatgtaattgcattacaatgttgtgttagtttctcctgtatAACCACGTGATTCAGCTATATGTATCCATgtgcccctccctcttgagcatccctccgagcctccctcccacacagTTTCATCACAGAGCTCCACTGAGCCCCCGTGCCATACAACCTCTCCTTCCCCCGTGAgttcacaagtccattctcttgtctgcatctttattcctgtcctgcaaataggttcatcagtatcatttttctagaatcCATATCTATGCattaatatatgctatttttctcttccttttaaaaaaatacgcAGATTCCACTTCGCCAAAGAGGCTAATGACTTACATTTAATGACTtcaaattatgtgtgtgtgtgtgtgtgtatgtatatataaacttagtctaagaaataaaaatgaccttTCAATGTTCCCAGCTATTCAAaagtaaattacttttatttgtaATATAGAGAAAACATGATTGCTAGTTTGGGGTATTTAATAACTTAGTAAATTGAATTATTTGTGGTTTTCCTCAAATAACATAATTTCATATTAGCATTACTGTAGAGCGCTCactctctaagtcatgtcctcctctttgtgaccccatgaactgcagcccacaggcttctCCTGTcgatgggatattccaggcaaggatactggatatCTGGACATTTTAAactaagaattattattattattattatttgcccTGTAGCATTCCAGTCATGTTGTTTTGAAGGGCACTCAAATAGAGCCTGGATTTCAAAATTGATTgttgaaattataataaaagCATTTTGGGGCTGAAAGCTGGTGTATTTGTTATTTGCAGGAGCCAGATGCTTGACctaaaaaatatgtctttttttttttttttaaggtttacttTGCATATGAAGATTCAGGGCATAGACCACGGACCACGAAGTTAAGAATAATAGCATAtatcatactaaaaaaaaaaaaaaataccttctcaCTATAAGGAGACAAAATactggaggagaggaaggaaggattcagagagaaaaggagagaagggaattTGTGAAAACCAATGACGGTAGGGTGGGCTGAGGGGGAGAAATTGCCGGCTCTGCCTCAGTttagttccgttcagtcgctcagtcgagtgggactctttgcgaccccacgaactgcagcacgccaggcctccctgtccatcactgccttccggagtttactcaaactcatgcccatcgagtcggtgatgccatccaaccatctcaacacCGAATATTGGAAACATAAGCAAGTCGGGAGTAATGTTAAGTGTGGCCattctaaaatggaaaaaaaatgtaaaggaaaaaaaaaaggctctaaGAGGGTAAAGTTGGGGCCGTGGACAAATGCACTTCTCCTTTCCGTCCAGCTAGGCATTACTGTTTGTAAATTTAAGGAAATACGGAGACAGAAGTTCCTAGTGCAGCGTTTGATATTGACCAAAAATCCACCCAGGAGCAAGCAGTACTGCCTGGGTTGAACTGCGGAAACCAAACCCAAATCTGCGGGGTCAGGGGTGGTTTCAAAGACTGGGCTCCACAGGGCAACATCGAACTGGATAAAAGTTATCATTGACCTTTATTAGCACAATTTAAGCGAATATGCACCTGCACATTCCTAAATGCCCCGAGACCCGAACGGCTTCAAAATGCCTCGCTTATCTATACTCGAAACGGCGCTGGTTGCTGTTTTCTTATAAGCAAAAGATGAAAGCGAGCTTTATTTTGGCCCTGCTCGAAACCAGCGTCCTGGGGCCGAGACGCCAGACCTCGCGTTGGGACAGCAACTCGAGTCCGCGGGGACGCGCGCCAGACGCGAGGACTCGGCCGGCCCCGCCCGGCCGCTCCGCATTCCCAGCAGCTCTCGGCCGCCCCCAGGAGCGGCGGGCCAGGCGCGGGAGCGAGGAAGCCGGAGCGCGCGGCGTCACAAAGCCGAACCGGAACGGGGAGGCGGGCGCCGAGGTCGAAGGTACCCCAGGCGAACCCACACGCGAACCGCTCTCTTGGGGCGGGAGGGGGGCGCCCACCTGCCCTCGCTCCGCCTCCCATCCCCCCGCTGCCGTCAGGGCCGCAGCGTCGCGGCAGCTCGCGCGCCGCAAAGCGTCCTGGGAGAGCCGGCTCGCGCCGGAAGGACGCGCGGGCGCTCGGCGGCGACGAGGTTATAAAAGGGAAGGAGCCGGCGGCGGGCGGAAGTGGGCGGTTCAGCTGCTCCCGGCGCTGTTGTTTGGTGTTTGGGCCTCTGGAGGGGCGTACTCTGGAGGGCTGCCGGTGCAGGCCGCAGTGACAGGGCCGCTCGCCCCGTACCCCCCGCCTGCCTCCCGGCTCAGAGTCCGCTCCCGGCCTCCGCGACCCGCAGGCCCAACATGGCGCAGGAGGTGTCGGAATACCTGAGCCAGAACCCGCGGGTGGCTGCCTGGGTGGAGGCGCTGCGCTGCGACGGCGAGACCGAGAAACACTGGCGCCACCGCCGAGAGTTCCTGCTCCGCAACGCCGGGGACCTGGCTCCCGCCGGCGGCGCTGCCCCCGCTCCCCGGGAGGAGGCCGCCGACGCCGAGAGCGGGACCCGCAAGCggcagctgcagcagctcatCTCCTTTTCCATGGCCTGGGCCAACCACGTCTTCCTCGGGTGCCGGTGAGTGAGCCCGCGTCCCCGAGCAGCTCTCCCGAGGCCCGGAGCCCTCGGCCGGGAGGGGGAGTGGTGAAGCGCGGGAATCCGCGGGACCTGCTGCCCTCTAAGGGCGAGAAGGGCGTCTCTTGGCCGAAGCCGACACGATTCACGGTCTGGAGGTGCCCCCGTAGCGTGCGGAGCTGCCATTGGTGTCGTTGGCGATGAGCTGACACCGCTTTTGGGGGGAGAGTGACACTAAATCTAAATTAGGTTTGTAAGAAAGGGCCCCGCCTCCCAGACCCTGGGCGTTTTTGTGTGAAGTTGCAGGAAACCGAAAGTTCCTGGCGGTTGGTTCAGTTTCTTGATTACTACCAGGAAATGCAGTTCCTGTGGCCTGCAGTTTTTGTACCCTAGAGGTGGCAGCGGAGCAAAAACACTTTCTGAAGCGTCTCTCCCTTCTTGTTACAGGTACCCTCAAAAAGTTATGGATAAAATACTTAGTATGGCTGAAGGCATCAAAGTGACAGATGCTCCAATCCATACCACAAGAGACGAACTGGTTGCCAAGGTGAAGAAAAGAGGGATATCGAGTAGCAATGGTTAGCAGATCATAGATGTGAACATACATAGGAGTTTAGAACTTAAGTTTGATGTAATTAGGAATTACCattattactaatttttaatAAGTTACTTTTATAATGTTATTAATCAAGTTGGAATGTTAAGTTATGTGTTTATGTGCTTTAGGCTTTGaatttgatagtttcctttgaCTGCCATGAGATTTCGAAGTGTCAAATGTTGCCTAtgctgttaattttttaatgttagaaATTATGTTATTCAACGCTGTTTTAAGAATTAATGAAGTTATTTCACACTTTATAAAGAATCTACAAATCCTGAAGTAACTTCACCTTACCTTGTGCCTTTGTTTTAATATGTGTATCTGTCTTGTACATTTTgagctgatgtgtgtgtgtgaagtagacTTACAtatctgctttcctttttttcagaaGGGGTAGAAGAGCCAGCCAAAAAACGAtccacagaaggaaaaaacaattctGCAGTTGAGCAAGATCGTCTGAAAATTGCTGCTAAAACAACAGCTCAGCAGGAGAGCAGCTCAGCCTGTTCGGGTTCCTCTTCCAAATCAGAGAGTGGTGGGAACTCAGCTCGGAGCTCCAGCACCCTGAGTCAGAATAGCAGCGCCACAAGTGATGGAGAGCGCGCAGTTGGCAGCCAGAGCAGCGGCAGCACTGCCTCTCAGGTGACAACGGTAGGGTCTGGAAAAGCTTCTGAACCGGAAGTTCCAGATAAACATAGTTCAGCATCATATGTTTCTTCATTGTTGAAATCCAGTGTGAATAGTCATGTAACCCAGTCCACTGATTCCAGACAACAAAGTGGATCGCCGAAAAAGAGTGCTTTGGAAGGCTCGTCCGCCTCAGCCTCTCAAAGCGTCTCAGAGATTGAGGTGCCGTTGTTGGGCTCCTCAGGAAGCTCAGAAGTAGAGTTGCCATTGTTGTCTTCTAAACCTAGTTCAGAGACAGCTTCCAGCGGGTTAACTTCTAAAGCCAGTTCAGAGGCAAGTGTTTCATCATCGGTTTCTAAAAACAGTTCATCATCAGGCACATCTTCACTAACCCCCAAGAGCAGCACCTCAGTGAACACAATGCTGACTTCCAAAAGTGCTTCGCAGGTAGCTGCGTCACTGTTAGCTTCCAAGAACAGCTCCCAGACCAGCAGCTCTCTGGTCTCCAAAAACACTGCCATAGCAAGTGTGTCCCAGCTGGCTTCTAAGAGTAGTTCTCAGACCAGCACAGCACAGCTGCCTTCCAAAAGTACTTCACAGTCTAGTGAAAGTTCTGTCAAGTTCTCTTGTTGCAAGTTAACCAACGAAGATGTGAAACAGAAACAACCTTTTTTCAATAGACTGTATAAAACAGTGGCATGGAAGTTGGTGGCTGTCGGTGGCTTTAGTCCCAACGTGAATCATGGCGAGCTCTTAAACGCAGCTATCGAAGCTCTGAAAGCCACACTGGATGTGTTTTTTGTCCCACTAAAAGAACTGGCAGATCTGCCTCAAAACAAGAGTTCTCAAGAAAGTATTGTTTGTGAATTGAGATGTAAGTCTGTGTATTTGGGCACTGGCTgtggaaaaagcaaagaaaatgctAAAGCAGTTGCATCAAGAGAAGCCTTGAAGTTATTTCTCAAGAAAAAGGTAGTggtaaaaatatgtaaaaggaaATACAGAGGCAGTGAAATAGAAGACTTAGTACTCCTCGATGAAGAATCAAGGCCTGTAAACTTGCCTCCAGCATTAAAACATCCTCAAGAATTACTGTAATATGTCCAAAATATCACTGTGTACATTATCTGGTATTTGAAGAGAAAAACTGGCTTACTTTTGTATATGAAACACAAGCTTTCACAAATTTTGTATTGCTTTTTTCCAGTTTTGCAGAAAATTTACATTCTAATTCTCTTCACACAGTGGAAGTTGTAAATAATTTGTGAATGACAGTATACATTAAAAGGTTTATGCATTAACGGCATACCAGTATGCTGTTTTATTTGCTGAAGAAAATACTGTCTTCTATTTTTGACACATTAGGTACGATGTGTAGTTCTGTAGTCTTGAAATTTTTGTACTACTTTGAATTTGGTGAAAAATGTATCAGTTGTCtaccatgcttttttttttctagctgaaTAAACTTTCACATCAAAGAAAAGGGGACCATAGTATTTGAATGTCTGAAAGTCCGTGAAGCTTAAGGTTTAAAGAATGTTGCCTATGATACTGAACATGTCTgttaaagaataaaagagaaaatagttgCCTCAGACTATTTTTATGAGAAGTTGTAAGCATTTTTTAGATATAAAGCAGTGTAaaatacttgtttattttattctgaagTTGTTTGAAATTCACCATGATTTTGACCTCTGCAGATTCTTTAAGTGGGTTAATTTATGTTTTGAGGTAAACTACAATTTACCCTTTTTCTTAAAGACATAAATGTGGGTTTCTATATTAAGCATATTTTGTGACTACTATAATTAACGGATTGATTTGTTTAGATATTAAATGCTTTAAGCTATTTTACCTTTTCAAGaagttgtggtttttttgtttttttttttcattcccaaAGTCAGAACCAATTCTTGCAAATAGGCTTCCTGTTACTAGTTGTTGTAAGTTACAACTGGGTAATTTTTCACAGCTTGATACAGTTTTCTATGGGTAGTAAGGTTAACAGTTTGCAAATCTAGAAGCAGAAccaggtgtttttatttttgtttacaaatCTCAGAAAAACACTGGGCAGGCAGTAGAAAAGCTAAGCTCAGCTCTTTAATGAGCGTGTTCAATTGAATTACATTTGTTGGTAATGAAGTCCTACTTCTGTGTCCTAGGTGATTCAGGTGGGATTACTCTCTGGCCGCCTTCTGGCTTTCTAAAACTGCTGCACTTTGACCATTGATGTGATAATGTACTGAGAAAAATCAGGACATGACCTTTTACCTGACAGTTGTGTTGGAGTAGGAAAATTGGacataaatagtaaaatataagTATGCAGaagttatttctattttatattttagaaataatagaagactacatatatttgaaataatcatttttatttcactagataactttaaaatgattcatttttgagCATGTTAAATTGGATACTAAAGTTTAAAATCCATATTCTGTGAATGGGTTGCCTTTATATATTGTGAGGAGCAGAAACATGAGTGTTGTGAAAGCAGTTTTAATTACCTGTTTCCTCAGCTTGTAATTTGTGGGTCGGTGATTACAAGAATAAATTTCTGTAATGTACCTAAATTAGATGGTTTAATAATTGCCTAAATTGGCTAAATTTCAAGTTAATATAAAAGttattgaaaatgttttaaattacagtAAACTTTTTGTATGGTAGAACTGGAGGAAGCTGCTTAGTgtaaaaacattaatttataaATACTTGCTATCACTTAAATTTAAAGAATCCCTGGTTtaaaagaaatgcatattttacagtttttcttAATAGCATGGAGCAGAAGAAAAGAAGCTTTGGAATCTTATTCTTGAGATAGAATCTTGGCTCTGCCTCTTTAAGTAGGCATGTAACTGGGAATTCAACCTTTtaacttcatctgtaaaatagatgaGCTGCCTCAGAACTGAGGGAATCAAGGTAATACAGGCAAAGCGCACCATAACTGAGgaattgtatgtgtgtgctcatttTCTCAGAATCTAATGAGTAGCTTTTATCATTTGGcccattttcagatgaagaaactgaaaaaataatttgatcaaaGATCAAATTCAAGACCCTGTCTGATTCCAGAGTCCAAGCTCTCACTGTGTTTTATTGCTTAACGATCTTTCTCACTTCTCTAAAGACTAACATTTCTGAAAATTCCTCAGACTGGTTTCCTACTAGTTTTAAGTGACCACATCATTCCAAAGGCTCATTTCCTTGAACTGAGTCACTTTAGGAGCCCTAATGTTTGTACTGCTTCTCCTTAGTACTTGCATGTCTTGAATATTCTTAACTAGGGAATTGTCCCGTGGTGGTGCAGTTGAAGTTtgctaataataaaataatttgcaaTCAAGTTTACTGAATAAAATGAGATACTGAGATGGGAAATTCTGGTTTTTCTTCTAAATCTGAGATAAGAGGATGTCCCAAAACTAATTTCCCTTGATGGTGCTAaagtccaataatttttttttttttttaatgatcaagttgactttaaaaaatggtattgtTACGAGTTTTTAACCCAAATTTTGGGGGCCTTCCACTGCTGCCATTGGCTGAAAGAACTGTCATGAGGATAACCTAATTCCAAGGCTTTTGATACATTATCAAAAGCATGCTCCATTTTAAATTAGATGTAAAAGGGTCATCCGTTTTCCTTGCCAAGTACACCTTTCCTTGGTATagatttctcctttctctttgatTTCCTGAGTAATGGCAATGAGAAGGTAACCAAAGCAAGCAGCGGCTGGGAACCAGGTCAGGCTTCCATCTTGGGTTGTTTAAGAGGAATTTGTCGACTTTTGTCTTAAAAAATGGTGCcctctattttgttttatatatatatatatatatatatataatgtacataaaAAAAGTGTAAATACAAATGTGCAAGAAAATGATCACCTAGTGTTTTCCTTATGACTGTTTTCATGTTTGTCAGTTTAGCAGGGCTTGGACATTGAAATGATAAAATCCAGACTCTGAATATGcaatcagtggttttcaaacttttagTCATATTTCTTACAAGATGAAATCCTGTGTGTAAAATTGACAGGAGCCGACCTACTTAGAAAGAGGGCAGCCATATCCCATGGCTGAATTCCTCTACCTTCTGTCCTCAATTCCTTGGCATCTCCTTGGACTGAACAGAAGGGGGTTTAGCAATGGATGAGACCTTGTATAGATGGCAGCTTCCTTCTGCAACAGGTATTACAATGGATGGAGCAGAAAGACTCCAGTTTACTTTGTGGAACTAATCTGTTTTAAAGTAATAATGTGATTAGAATTTGCAATTAGTAGAGACTCAGGCTAAAGGGATCATCTCATAAATTAACATTTAGATAACCCCCAAAATagctatcatttttttctttttgtgaaataTAATTGCAGAAGTTCATATATAAAGCCCAATGATTAGTAAAGGCCCACATAATGAGATCATCTGggtcaaaaaacaaaactatgagcACAGCAAGAACTCGCCATGAGGACAGCTACTGTTCATCGGGTGCCTACAACACGCTGATGCTTTATGTGCAACTTAAGTAAGTCTCCTTACCCACAGGTGGATTGCTGTTGATcctatttcacaaatgagaaaactgatgacCATTTTGACTTGTTCTCCTCAAATCACAGGATGAGTAAATGTTGAAGTAGGGACTCAAATCCAGTGTTCTAGAAGACTAAACAatgttcggttcagtcactcagtcgtgtccgactctgcgacctcacgaactgcaacacgccaggcctccctgtccatcaccaactcccggagtctgttttgtagactccgggagtcggtgatgtccaactcaatgtccattgagttggtgatgccatccaaccatctcatcctctgttgtccccgtctcctcctgccctcaatgtttcccagcatcagggtcttttcaaataagtcagctctttgcatcaggtggccaaagtattggagtttcagcttcaacatcaatccttccagtgaacacccaggactgatctcctttaggatggactggttggatctccttgcagtccaagggactctcaagagtcttcaacaccacagttcaaaagcatcaattcttcagcgctcagctttgtttatagtccaactctcacatccatacatgactactggaaaaaccatagccttgactagatggacctttgttgacaaagtaatgcctctgctttttagtatgctgtctaggttggtcataactttcgaGTTGGTTCTAATTTGGGGCACTGAATGTCAACCAGTGAGACATACTGTCCCATGATACTTGTTTGTATCCTAGAAAATAGTAAGTGTAATCACACTTTGAAGGAAGtttgagaaattttatttaacaatttaaaTTAGGAAGCTTCTAAAGAAGTAAACCTAAAAGGAAGTTGCTTATATGTATCTGAAATAATTGTTGGGAAATAGTTTCTAGACATTCtatttgtagaattttaaaaggaCAGTCTACAGAGACAGTGGTATAATCAATGATGTAACCAATGGTTGAAACAAATTTCATATGTAATGAAACCTATCTCATTATGCTTTACCATTTGTTTGTTGTTATATGTTTTTCTACACAAGTTGATAAAAAAAATACGATTCTCatgaaataaaaactaacaacaacaacaacaaaaaactaacaGCGGCTCACAGAAGCATCTCTAGTCAGTCTTACCTGTGTGTACTATGGTGGATTACTTGATGAACACACATGCTCAGTGGCCTGCAGTTTGGAAACCAACATGGGATAAAGTATGTGTACCTTTGTTgtcacttttcatttcaaaatattgaatGCAATTAACAGAGATATGATACAGGTAAAATAGGTAAAATCAGAATACTATTTTGAAAACTCATTCCTTTCCCCTGAAATTTGGATTCTCTGGCGGTCATTTCACCATCATGGCTCATataggaaaggagagaaggataAGGGGACTTCAGGAAAGTCCATACAGGGATTTCAAGGAAGTGAAAATGCACCATTCCAGCCCTGGCAGACTTTGAGCAGGGTCAaaagatggaattccagctgagctaaagatgatgctgttaaagtgctgcactcgatatgccagcaaatttggaaaactcagcagtggccataggactggaaaaggtcaattttcattccaatgccaaagaaaggcaatgccaaacaatgttcaaaataCTGTACAAGTGCAATCATTTCACAcaatagcaaaataatgctcagaattctccatgctaggcttcaactgtacatgaaccgagaacttccagatgttcaagctgaatttataaacaacagaggaaccagagatcaaattgccaacatctgttgaatcataggaaaagcaagagaattccagaaaaatatctgcttcattgactatgcctttgactatgtggatcacaacaaactggaaaattcttaaagagatgggaataccaggccacctgacctgcctcttgcgaAACCTgtgttcaggtcaagaagcaacagttagaaccagacatggaacaatggactggttcaaaactggggaaggagtacatcaagattgtatattgtcaccctgcttatttaacttatatgcagagtacatcacatgaaatgctgggttggatgaagcacaaactggaataaagattgccaggagaaatatcaataaccttagatatgcagatgataccacccttatggcagaaagcaaagagcctcttgatgaaagtaaaagaggagagtgaaaaagccggcttaaaactcaacactcaaaaaatgaatatcatggcatctggtcccatcacttcatggcaaataaatggggaaacaaaacagtgacagactttactttcttgggctccaaaatcactgcagatggtgactgcagccatgaaattaaaagacacttgcttcttggaagaaaagctatgaccaaactagacagtgtattcaaaagcaaagacgttactttgccaacaaaggtctgtctagtcaaagctatggtttttccagtagtcatgtatggat contains the following coding sequences:
- the LOC122687888 gene encoding CDKN2A-interacting protein isoform X1, giving the protein MAQEVSEYLSQNPRVAAWVEALRCDGETEKHWRHRREFLLRNAGDLAPAGGAAPAPREEAADAESGTRKRQLQQLISFSMAWANHVFLGCRYPQKVMDKILSMAEGIKVTDAPIHTTRDELVAKVKKRGISSSNEGVEEPAKKRSTEGKNNSAVEQDRLKIAAKTTAQQESSSACSGSSSKSESGGNSARSSSTLSQNSSATSDGERAVGSQSSGSTASQVTTVGSGKASEPEVPDKHSSASYVSSLLKSSVNSHVTQSTDSRQQSGSPKKSALEGSSASASQSVSEIEVPLLGSSGSSEVELPLLSSKPSSETASSGLTSKASSEASVSSSVSKNSSSSGTSSLTPKSSTSVNTMLTSKSASQVAASLLASKNSSQTSSSLVSKNTAIASVSQLASKSSSQTSTAQLPSKSTSQSSESSVKFSCCKLTNEDVKQKQPFFNRLYKTVAWKLVAVGGFSPNVNHGELLNAAIEALKATLDVFFVPLKELADLPQNKSSQESIVCELRCKSVYLGTGCGKSKENAKAVASREALKLFLKKKVVVKICKRKYRGSEIEDLVLLDEESRPVNLPPALKHPQELL
- the LOC122687888 gene encoding CDKN2A-interacting protein isoform X2, with translation MAQEVSEYLSQNPRVAAWVEALRCDGETEKHWRHRREFLLRNAGDLAPAGGAAPAPREEAADAESGTRKRQLQQLISFSMAWANHVFLGCRYPQKVMDKILSMAEGIKVTDAPIHTTRDELVAKKG